One Mangifera indica cultivar Alphonso chromosome 4, CATAS_Mindica_2.1, whole genome shotgun sequence genomic region harbors:
- the LOC123214741 gene encoding elongator complex protein 2 encodes MSNNFSGEVEVNRVFIGAGCNRIVNNISWGACGFVSFGSQNAVVIFCPKTAQILTTLPGHKASVNCTHWLPSNKFAFKAKHFEHHYLLSGDTDGVIILWELSLADGKWKNVLQLPQSHKKGVTCITGIMVSETDAIFASTSSDGSVYIWEVVLPTTPGGDCKLSCLDSLFVGSKAMVSLSLAELPGNDRHLVLAMGGLDNKVHLYCGERTGKFVHACELKGHTDWIRSLDFSLPVCNGEEATPVLLVSSSQDKVIRIWKMALRGSSANTQGTYRKEEISLASYIEGPVFVAGSSSYQISVESLLIGHEDWVYSVQWEPPSAAPSDGVAYKQPLSILSASMDKTMMIWQPEKTTGIWMNVVTVGELSHSALGFYGGHWSPDAQSILAHGYGGSFHLWKNVGVDVDNWQPQKVPSGHFAAVTDIAWARSGEYVLSVSHDQTTRVFAPWHDVAPPTSTDSWHEIARPQVHGHDINCVTIIQAKGNHRFVCGADEKVARVFEAPLSFLNTLNHATSQNSSFPEDLQVGIQILGANMSALGLSQKPIYVNATREAQDRTGNNGLDTLESIPDAVPVTFTEPPIEDQLAWNTLWPESHKLYGHGNELFSLCCDHNGKLVASSCKAQLTAVAEIWLWEVGSWKAVGHLQSHSLTVTQMEFSHDDNLLLSVSRDRQFSVFSIQRTDFGEINYQLFARQEAHKRIIWSCSWNPFGHEFATGSRDKTVKIWAVENKSVKQILTLPPFNSSVTALSWFGLDREINHGFLAVGMESGLIELWNLFVKRTNNGSVTVPSVAASIAVKLDPFMCHVSAVNRLAWKTPEKSKKCKSMQLASCGADHCVRVFEITV; translated from the exons atgagtaataattttaGTGGTGAAGTAGAAGTAAACAGAGTGTTCATAGGAGCAGGCTGCAACAGAATTGTCAACAACATATCATGGGGTGCCTGTGGTTTCGTCTCTTTTGGCTCCCAAAACGCCGTCGTTATATTCTGCCCCAAG ACTGCTCAGATTCTGACTACGCTTCCAGGTCATAAAGCTTCTGTGAACTGCACCCACTGGCTTCCTAGTAATAAGTTTGCCTTTAAAG CTAAACATTTTGAGCATCATTATCTGCTTTCTGGAGATACTGATGGTGTGATTATTCTATGGGAACTATCCCTTGCTGATGGAAAG TGGAAGAATGTATTACAGTTACCACAATCACACAAAAAAGGTGTTACTTGCATTACTGGTATTATGGTTTCAGAAACTGATGCCATATTTGCATCTACTTCTTCTGATGGTTCAGTTTATATCTGGGAGGTGGTTCTTCCAACAACTCCTGGAG GTGACTGCAAATTATCATGTCTGGATTCACTTTTTGTTGGTTCAAAGGCTATGGTGTCACTCTCATTAGCAGAATTGCCAGGAAATGATAGGCATTTAGTTCTGGCCATGGGGGGTTTGGATAATAAGGTTCATCTTTACTGTGGGGAGAGAACCGGAAAG TTTGTTCATGCTTGTGAGTTAAAAGGGCATACAGATTGGATTCGGAGTTTGGACTTCTCTTTACCTGTATGCAACGGTGAAGAGGCAACTCCTGTTCTTCTTGTAAGTTCATCTCAGGACAAAGTCATACGCATATGGAAGATGGCTTTACGAGGTTCTTCAGCGAACACTCAGGGTACATACAGGAAAGAGGAAATAAGCCTGGCTTCATACATTGAAGGTCCTGTGTTTGTGGCTGGCTCATCCTCTTATCAAATATCAGTGGAATCTCTTCTAATTGGCCATGAGGATTGGGTGTACTCAGTGCAGTGGGAACCTCCTTCAGCTGCACCATCAGATGGGGTGGCCTATAAACAACCCTTAAGCATTTTATCCGCATCAATGGACAAAACAATGATGATTTGGCAACCTGAAAAGACAACTGGTATCTGGATGAATGTAGTCACTGTTGGAGAATTAAGCCATTCTGCTCTAGGGTTTTATGGTGGCCATTGGAGCCCAGATGCTCAGTCAATCTTGGCACATGGATATGGTGGATCTTTCCATCTGTGGAAAAATGTTGGTGTTGATGTAGATAACTGGCAACCACAAAAAGTTCCCTCTGGGCACTTTGCTGCAGTGACAGATATTGCATGGGCTAGGTCTGGTGAATACGTGCTCTCAGTCAGTCATGACCAG ACAACTCGTGTATTTGCTCCATGGCACGATGTAGCTCCTCCCACAAGTACGGACTCCTGGCATGAAATTGCTCGCCCTCAAGTTCATGGTCATGATATTAATTGTGTGACCATCATTCAAGCGAAGGGTAACCATCGATTTGTCTGTGGAGCTGATGAGAAAGTTGCTAGAGTGTTTGAAGCTCCTTTGTCTTTTTTGAATACCTTGAATCATGCCACCTCTCAAAACTCTAGTTTTCCTGAAGATCTTCAAGTAGGTATACAGATTTTGGGTGCGAATATGTCTGCTCTTGGGCTGTCACAGAAGCCTATATATGTTAATG CTACACGTGAGGCCCAAGATAGAACTGGCAATAACGGTCTTGACACCCTTGAAAGCATTCCAGATGCAGTTCCGGTTACGTTTACCGAACCTCCCATTGAAGATCAGCTAGCATGGAATACATTATGGCCAGAGTCGCATAAACTTTATGGTCATGGGAATGAACTGTTTTCACTATGCTGTGACCACAACGGGAAGCTTGTTGCTTCATCATGTAAG GCCCAATTGACTGCAGTAGCAGAAATATGGTTATGGGAAGTGGGTTCATGGAAGGCAGTTGGTCATTTGCAGTCTCATAGCTTAACAGTGACTCAGATGGAATTCTCGCATGACGATAATCTCCTTTTGTCCGTCTCAAGGGATCGCCAGTTCTCTGTCTTTTCAATTCAAAGGACAG ATTTTGGTGAAATAAACTATCAACTTTTCGCAAGGCAAGAGGCCCACAAAAGAATAATATGGTCATGCTCTTGGAACCCATTTGGTCATGAATTCGCAACAGGTTCAAGGGACAAGACAGTGAAGATATGGGCTGTGGAAAACAAATCCGTTAAACAGATTCTGACTTTGCCACCGTTCAACAGCAGTGTCACTGCCCTCTCGTGGTTTGGTCTTGATCGTGAGATAAACCATGGATTTCTCGCTGTAGGAATGGAAAGCGGACTCATTGAACTGTGGAATCTCTTCGTCAAAAGAACCAACAATGGCAGTGTTACAGTACCCAGTGTAGCAGCCTCCATTGCTGTAAAACTTGATCCATTCATGTGCCATGTGTCTGCAGTTAACCGTCTGGCATGGAAAACTCCCGAGAAGAGCAAAAAATGCAAGAGCATGCAGCTTGCTTCCTGTGGAGCTGATCACTGTGTaagagtttttgaaattactgTTTGA
- the LOC123214029 gene encoding RNA polymerase II degradation factor 1-like: MDPPPISATVAAVTAAIITTTTPTPTPTSNSQAYADSVDSSPRSRHTDSWDDPPLNNSTTAANAATKLRLMCSYGGHIVPRPHDKTLCYVGGETRIIVADRNVTLTSLTSRLSQSLLNGRPFSLKYQLPSEDLDSLISVTTDEDLENMIEEYERTLSNYQKTCRLRLFLFQNNKLESSQSQSILEGSTKSDEWFLNALNAAGGPLNRGFSDSASVNCLLGLDDEIVTAATGGAGGGVVGKKFQDVHSVPDSPMMETTSSFGSSSSSPLLANLPPIRVHVEENVNVNSAKAVQDQKQMVGIEEQFGQLNIGSAAVAKQVEEGFVVLSSPPPPPPQTTVGMSGVVVSGDYMNKVISDDERSDHGVTVAYRKPTAQPQSQPQPQKTGGGGGGSGGASFDLPSPDSVSSDSSLTNAISRQKPVIYQDPVMQMQSGPNRVPVNPVDAKINLADPNTNTRVHLQQVQDSASGYVLQQAQLEQQQQQLQQQQQLQHQLQQQHQQQQQQQQHQLQQQQQQQFIHPGAHYIQQHPAVPISHYYPVYPTQQHQQQHHPHQHHQVDQQYPVYYVPARQPQVAYNMSVQQPNAISEAPTSIPSSRPQTPAGPAMVAPPSGYNPMRNAHIGKPEIGGAGVYRTAATGAPQLVPVPTSQHQQPYVGYAQIHHPSQSVAAPTSAAATANYGYEFADPAHAQIYYTQPMAPTMTAQYQTMAGAAAVVLPDTSSQVSAENIKQQQIRTSQPL, translated from the exons ATGGACCCACCACCTATCTCCGCCACCGTCGCCGCCGTCACTGCCGCcatcatcaccaccaccacccccACCCCTACCCCTACCTCCAACTCGCAAGCCTATGCCGACTCAGTTGATTCCTCTCCTCGCTCCCGGCACACCGATTCCTGGGATGATCCACCCCTTAACAACTCTACCACCGCCGCCAACGCCGCCACGAAACTTCGGCTCATGTGCAGCTACGGTGGCCATATCGTACCCCGTCCTCATGATAAGACTCTTTGTTATGTTGGTGGCGAAACGCGTATCATTGTTGCCGATCGTAACGTCACGCTCACGTCTTTAACGTCGCGTCTGTCTCAGTCGTTACTTAACGGCCGGCCGTTTAGTTTGAAGTACCAGCTGCCGTCTGAGGACTTGGATTCGTTGATCTCTGTTACGACGGATGAAGACCTGGAGAATATGATAGAGGAGTATGAGCGTACGTTGTCGAATTATCAGAAGACTTGTAGGTTgcgtttgtttttgtttcagaaTAACAAGCTCGAGTCCTCTCAATCGCAATCGATTCTGGAGGGTTCGACCAAGTCCGATGAGTGGTTTCTGAACGCGCTGAATGCGGCGGGTGGGCCTTTAAATCGTGGGTTTTCGGACTCCGCTTCGGTGAACTGTTTACTAGGTCTTGATGATGAGATTGTCACGGCGGCCACTGGAGGCGCGGGCGGCGGCGTGGTGGGGAAGAAGTTCCAAGATGTGCACTCGGTGCCGGATTCTCCGATGATGGAAACGACATCGTCGTTTGGGTCTAGTTCTTCATCGCCTTTGTTGGCGAATTTGCCGCCGATAAGAGTTCACGTCGAGGAGAATGTTAATGTTAACAGTGCTAAGGCGGTTCAAGATCAGAAACAAATGGTGGGTATTGAAGAGCAATTTGGGCAGTTGAATATTGGTAGTGCTGCAGTTGCAAAGCAGGTGGAAGAAGGGTTTGTTGTGTTGTCTTCTCCTCCGCCACCTCCGCCTCAGACCACGGTTGGAATGAGTGGGGTGGTGGTTTCCGGCGATTATATGAATAAGGTCATCTCTGATGATGAGAGATCGGATCATGGTGTGACTGTTGCGTATAGAAAACCAACAGCTCAGCCACAATCACAGCCTCAGCCTCAGAAGACAGGTGGCGGAGGAGGTGGCAGCGGCGGTGCTAGTTTCGATTTGCCTTCCCCAGATTCAGTTTCAAG TGACAGTAGTCTTACAAATGCTATATCTCGTCAAAAGCCTGTGATTTATCAAGATCCTGTCATGCAAATGCAATCTGGCCCTAATAGGGTTCCTGTTAATCCTGTTGATGCAAAGATTAATCTCGCAGATCCAAATACAAATACTCGAGTTCATTTACAGCAAGTTCAGGATTCTGCTTCTGGGTATGTATTGCAGCAAGCTCAACTTGAACAACAGCAGCAACAACTGCAACAACAACAGCAACTACAACACCAGCTACAACAACAGCATCAGCAACAacaacagcagcagcaacaCCAGCTACAacaacagcagcagcaacaaTTTATTCATCCTGGTGCACACTATATTCAGCAACATCCAGCTGTGCCCATTTCACATTATTATCCTGTGTATCCAACGCAACAGCATCAACAGCAACATCATCCTCATCAACACCATCAGGTTGATCAGCAGTATCCGGTGTATTATGTTCCTGCTAGACAGCCACAAGTGGCTTATAATATGTCTGTGCAACAACCTAATGCTATCAGTGAAGCACCCACTAGTATTCCTTCTAGCCGGCCTCAAACTCCCGCTGGTCCTGCAATGGTTGCTCCTCCTTCAGGTTATAATCCCATGAGAAATGCTCATATTGGGAAACCTGAAATTGGTGGTGCAGGTGTATACAGAACAGCAGCTACAGGTGCTCCCCAATTGGTGCCAGTACCTACCAGTCAGCATCAACAGCCATATGTTGGTTACGCCCAGATTCATCATCCGTCTCAATCTGTTGCCGCTCCTACTTCTGCTGCTGCAACTGCTAATTACGGTTATGAATTTGCCGATCCTGCTCATGCACAGATATACTATACTCAGCCTATGGCTCCCACAATGACTGCTCAGTACCAAACCATGGCAGGTGCTGCTGCTGTTGTGTTGCCTGACACTTCTTCTCAGGTTTCCGCTGAGAACATCAAGCAACAACAGATCAGAACTTCACAGCCACTATAA